From the genome of Eriocheir sinensis breed Jianghai 21 unplaced genomic scaffold, ASM2467909v1 Scaffold37, whole genome shotgun sequence, one region includes:
- the LOC126991939 gene encoding uncharacterized protein LOC126991939 — translation MGEPQVDDLMDVLRADIKDVRPAAGGATADPLVGINSHESADAPTVIYVDASAEEALPPSSIPSEDPTTGQMGAVKAVESAAQEHKAAAQAVASAARAQEAAARAQESAARAKESAARAKESAARAKESAARAKEAAMRAKEQAAKEKIEAMRLKARYYKFKLENN, via the exons ATGGGTGAGCCTCAAGTCGATGATCTGATGGATGTCCTGCGTGCTGACAT AAAGGACGTGAGACCTGCTGCAGGAGGAGCAACAGCAGATCCGTTGGTCGGTATCAATAGCCACGAATCTGCAGATGCACCAACTGTAATATATGTTGATGCATCTGCAGAAGAAGCGCTTCCCCCTTCATCCATCCCCTCAGAAGATCCCACCACGGGACAAATGGGAGCTGTAAAGGCAGTGGAGTCTGCTGCCCAGGAACACAAGGCAGCTGCTCAGGCAGTGGCATCCGCTGCACGGGCCCAAGAGGCAGCTGCCCGAGCACAGGAGTCCGCTGCGAGGGCCAAGGAGTCCGCTGCGAGGGCCAAGGAGTCCGCTGCGAGGGCCAAGGAGTCCGCTGCGAGGGCCAAGGAGGCAGCTATGCGGGCCAAGGAACAGGCTGCCAAGGAGAAAATTGAGGCCATGAGGCTTAAAGCTAGATACTATAAATTTAAACTAGAAAATAATTAA
- the LOC126991938 gene encoding putative nuclease HARBI1, whose protein sequence is MAAPQEQQPHQPGNNYLRKDVLNELNDAELIKRYRLDREGILFVTNLVRAALKSDTNRSNPLTPELKVLITLRYLATGKMQQCSSDDLGPSQSSISRAISKTIDALADVNVLKRFITFPVTQDSADRKKAEFFAIANFPNIVGAIDGTHIRIVAPRDQEEVYVNRKGYHSMNVQVVFDANYRILDILAKWPGSVHDARILNSSGLSRLFDGGYVPTGSHLLGDSGYPCKTWLLTPYLRPLPGPQSRYNRSHKITRSIVERGIGQLKRRFHVLHGEVRLRPPLKVCKIIHVCGMLHNICKDRNLPLPLDDEQPMGAEAQVPVPLNDAAEEPANAPGGHRNEGRAYRDAFCTLHFNNED, encoded by the exons ATGGCAGCGCCACAAgagcaacaaccacatcagccAGGGAATAATTACCTTAGAAAGGACGTTCTAAATGAACTTAATGATGCTGAGCTCATCAAGAGGTACAGGTTAGACCGGGAAGGTATATTATTTGTTACCAACCTTGTAAGGGCAGCGCTGAAGAGTGATACCAACAGGTCTAACCCGCTCACCCCGGAGTTGAAGGTTCTCATAACCTTAAGATATCTTGCTACTGGCAAAATGCAACAATGTAGCAGTGATGACCTTGGCCCCTCACAGTCCAGCATCAGCAGAGCCATCAGTAAAACTATAGACGCCCTTGCAGATGTTAATGTCCTCAAGAGGTTCATAACTTTTCCTGTCACCCAAGACAGCGCTGACCGAAAGAAAGCAGAATTCTTTGCTATAGCCAATTTCCCTAACATCGTAGGTGCCATTGATGGCACACACATCCGAATTGTGGCACCGAGGGATCAAGAAGAAGTGTATGTGAACCGGAAGGGGTATCACAGCATGAATGTCCAAGTTGTATTTGATGCCAATTATCGAATATTGGACATTCTTGCCAAGTGGCCAGGGTCAGTGCATGATGCACGTATCTTGAACAGCAGTGGATTGTCAAGATTGTTTGACGGAGGATATGTGCCAACAGGAAGTCACTTGCTTGGAGACAGTGGGTACCCCTGCAAGACATGGCTCCTTACACCTTATCTGCGTCCACTGCCTGGACCTCAGTCACGATATAATAG GTCTCACAAAATTACACGCAGTATTGTTGAACGTGGAATTGGACAACTCAAACGCCGATTTCATGTTTTGCATGGTGAGGTACGATTGAGGCCCCCCCTCAAGGTGTGCAAAATCATTCATGTGTGTGGAATGCTGCACAATATTTGCAAGGATaggaatcttcctcttcctctggatGACGAGCAACCAATGGGTGCAGAGGCACAAGTCCCAGTGCCATTAAATGATGCTGCAGAAGAACCTGCCAATGCGCCCGGTGGTCACCGTAATGAGGGTCGTGCCTATCGGGATGCATTCTGCACCTTGCATTTCAA CAATGAGGACTGA